The nucleotide window ACAGCGTGTTTAATGATTGCGGCACTGCGGAAATTTCACGGCATGCCTGGAGCTCATTTAGCAAAGGAAGGTCAATGTTCTTATATTTAGAGCATTGCTAAAATTAGAAGACGCTTGTCCAGAAAACCAGCATTAATACagcaatatttaaatgtaaaatcatTAAGGTCTCAAGGACAAAATAATAGATGGAACTGCGAAGATTACTAAAATACGTGTATATTTTTGTTCCATCAATGCTGCAGAGTATCAGATATTTAAACTTTCTACTAGAATTTATAGAGTTAAATTTCACACACACTGGTTAAATATAAGAACATTGAAAAATCAGTGTACGAAAAGTGAAAGCACATGCAAAGTATGTTAAAAAGCTGCAAGCATCCCACTTAGACATGCAGTGAAAAGCATTACCCTTACTTTGCGTGCTTGGGCAGTTTTGGGAAGAGTTTGTGGGAACAGTGCTGTTAGAGAGTTCCATTGAGCTCTGACACAATCTTTTGGTTACAGTGATCCCCAGATCCATAGATTCGCTTTCTGTAAGAGAAGGCAACCGCTTTTGTGTCCTGTATTGCCCAGGTCGGACTGTGATCTCAGCAACGGGTGTATTTATGCTAGAACAAGACTCAAGATCATCACCCATGCTGTGTGATCTAGAAAGCCTTCTGGATCTCAGTCGATTATGGGAATCATCAAAGCTAGTCCTGCAGTCAGAAGGTCTCTGCTTGTTGTAATTAGATGGAAGGAAATTGATAGATTCAGATTTATTTTTGGAGGGCACAGCGGTACTATCAGGAGAGTGTTGGCCACTGATTTCGGAATCCAGATCAAGGATTGGTTCCATAGAACAGCTCCGTGCTTTCATTTTGCTTGGTGCATCCATGCCATTCTGAGGGAAAGAAAGATTTTGGCAACTGCCTCCGACAAGCTTGCCGTCCTTTTGATTTCTGCAGATCGAATTGGACAAGTGTGTATGTGCTCCTATTTTTTGTTCCCTGGCAATTTCTCCAAAACTTTGAtcatcttcctcttcctcttcttcaTTGGGCACTTTGCGCAGCAAACTTAAAAGCAGGCATTCGGTGGACTTAAAGTTAGCGTGGTTTGAATGTAGCATTTTGGAGTGTTGCTGAGAAGACCTGTTTTTCTGGAGTGTATGCTTTTCATTAAGCCTGTTAGGAACCGTTATGTAGCCACAGACAACTATCGGGGAatgaaatagaaattaaaaaaactcttaaagaaaaaaacaacaagcaaACCAGTTAGCAGCTTATTAAAGAGTTAGTATTTATGCAATGGGGTTATAAGCAGCCAGAGTGAACAAGCAGTGTTTAACCAATACCTGTTAAACGTAACCGCTGTCATATCACTGCGggaagttaaacttaatacaaaAGGATGGAGCAGGAAAATAATACAATTCTATAGGATGCGATGATGAAAAATCAGATATACGTACCCAATATATTAACAAAAAGCTCATAATACTCAAATGTAAGGAGGGGTTCGGGGAGACCCAGGAAATAATCAGCAACAGTTCTGAAGACGTCACGTTCAAACCCAACATAGGTTGCCTGGCTCATGTCATTATTCCGTGGccctacagaagaaaaaaaaaataaaaaatatcaaaaagttAAAAGGTTTAAATTGTTACTTTAAAGCGATAAACTCTTGAAAGTTTGTCTTTCAGATGTTCCCCCAGGATCTGACGGAGATAGTGAAGCCCAATGCAGGCTCTATTTATTCATTCTATAGCAGTCTAGCGACTACAACATCCCACGAGTGCTAATGCCAGACATGCAATCTATCCCCAACATAGCATTTGGATACTTTGTTTCCTTTCAAATAAACCACTCAAGCCTTTTCCCCATTGATTTAGAAATTAAATAAGAATGCAGATTGTCAATTAATTCCATACACAAGTCTGCCAACATTACATAGTCTTTGTAGTCTGCCAACGTCTTTGCTATGAGATTTCAGAGCACAGGTCTGCAGGATGGTGCAGTAGCCCACGCTCACACATGAATGTTAAAAGTTTACTCCAAGCACCGCGACCACTTAATAGAGCGGATGTAGTCATGGTGCGTGGAGTCAGTATGTGCTGCAATTCATGTTGAAATCCCTTAGCTGCCAGAGGTGAAACGTCGCATCTGGCAGCATCATAAGCCAGACCAGAACAAAGTTCCTGGCTTAATACGGTCAAATATAGGCAAAACTGCCTCCACTGACCTCCTTTTGGTCAGTTTCCACTCTAGAAAGGGGtagtgatgtcagccaaggaggatcGAGCTGAGTGGAGAACTTTGATTTCACACGAGACACCAAAAATCTTTCAGTTGGTATTTAAGCCAATTAAAGCAAGCACCCAACACATAATGGAAATTTTTAACAACTAGGAACAGACGAGATTTAAAAAAACCCACAAGAACAAAAGCAGTGCCACCTATCCAATTGAAGATATTAAAACCTAAATGGGttgaagattaaccccttaaggacatgacatgtcatgattcccttttattccagaagtttggtccttaaggggttaaactcccaaGCTCAAAATAAAACATTCAGATGAAGTGTGGGGATGATCACAAGTCAATAAAAGAAGACCATATCCATTAAGATAACTTGTGCATTCCAATATTACATAAACTGGAGAGGTGACCTGCGCAACATCAATGTCCAGTCATGCTATACCGTAACAAGACACAATATGGGGCAACTCACAGTTTGCAAGGCATTTCATAGCAGATAACACCCAATGGGGAAGatcatctgaaaaaaaaaaaaagttaataaaaaaatataaccatttttatgtaaaatattatgTTGCATTAGGAACAATTCACAGCAAACCTGTCTTTTCTTCAAGGACAACAACGCCATGTTTGCTGGTGTGTGTCATGTTGTACATAATATGGTTGGGGTTTATTTGAGCTGGATTTAACACTTCTTCCAAGGATGGCAGGGCCAAGATTTTCTGAAGGCTGGGAAAACAAAATATGGTAAAAATGTCAGGCATTGTTTGACACAATCTAGGAACAGACTGACCAGTATATGCTAAATCTACCACAGCTTTATCTCGCTtcatgtgaaaataaaaaaaaaaagttattccaGTGATCTGCCAAACCCAACaggaaattaaaaaagaaatacaatggaGCACATGAATAcaaagggttattcaataaagtaatcATACTGAATAGAAAGTAAACATCAAACTTTAGgtcaaaataattaaattgcaAACACAGCTGGGTtaacatttttccagtttgactattatGGCCTTAgactagaaattcactttgaattcccaaccatccacactttagtgaataaccgtatTAGTTGTGTGCAGAGTGACTgttctaaaaataaatacacaataatttttttttttttttttttaagtgaggaAGCAAAAATAAATTCCAGAAGTTGTTTTGCCCAGATAGGCCAGCACGTCAAGTGAAAATGGCACACACCACTTGTTTTAAGCAGAAGGAAAGCAGCTTTAAAACTTACTGTATCAGAGTAATGTTTCCCCAGATTTCTTCTATGTCCTTTTTGCTCAGCTCTTTAGGGCCATCATTTACAAAATCCTCCTCCGTCTCGCACACGTCATTTTCTTGCtcgacctaaaaaaaataaataaataaatcgaaaACCAGCATTGAATATGCACTAAAAACTAACCACTTTGTAGAAGGCACTCAAGAGTGACTTCCCGCGAGTGGGCCAAGCAGGTTGTGTTCACCAGAACTTCCAGACTCTAATATTGCCAATAAAATCAGATTTAAACCTTGAGCTGGTCCACCTTTAAAAAGGTAAAGAATCACAACAGCACGCTAGAATGATTATGGTGTCAAAAGTTCCATGGAATGTAGTCTGTTTTCCAATGGTTTGACATTTACCCGATTCCCCAGGTCCCACCTTTTCTGATATCACAACTGCAGATGTGTCCATCTCACTGCAGGTGTTCGTTCTGCACTTGCTTGGGCTTCTGATTTAGCTATATGAGAAGAGAAGCTGGGCTGACATGGGGAACAAAGAAGTGATGTTGCTGAATACCAAGTACGTCAGCAGAGATGACTGCACCAGAAGTGCCTGGAGGACCCAGGAAAGTGTCAAACTCTTTGATTATTTGCCGTCTAGTATGCCAGTGGTCTGTGACTACAGAAGTTTCTGTGGAGTATATGTATGTGATTATTTGAAGAGATAGCTGGACGGAGCTTAGATTACCTTAAAGTCTGGCTTTTTAGGGGTTCTCCTTGAGAAATGTGGCAGCTTGAATAGATTCTCTCTCTCTTTGAATACATTTTCTAAACTGCTTCTCTTCCACAATGGATGACGATTCGGGACTGGTTTTACTGGGGATGTAGAAGGAAATCTAGAAGGAGAATAAACATTTATATgtgttatatatacacaatgcCCAATTACCTACCTATATATGCACAAAGTATGATGTACAATATACATTAAGGGGTGGGTGGGAATACCTGTAAAGAGCATTATTGTCATCCAGATCCTCCGAGCCCCATCTTCCCTTGAGATCTTCAATAACATGGTTCTTCAAGAACTTCCTCAGCAGTTGGATAGTCTGCTGTCGGGTCACTTCTGCTCCAAAGTTACTGTTGCTCTTCAAAAGATGGTGGAGCCAGTCGATGGCCTCCGATGCGGTGAAACAATTTGCATACAATTTGAAGTGTACCCGGTGTTTCTTTAAAGGCATCCCTGCCCGAAAGAACTTTGTGACTTCATTCCACTGAAGAGAGGAAAGAGAACGAGGTTAGAATTTACTAAGGTATTGAAAATTAAGGTGATAAGATTTCAAACCAGACCGTACATAGACAAAACATTTAGTCTGTACATTACATAAACAATTACAGCCAGGTGGATACCTACCTGAAGCAGACTTTTTTTTAGGAGGCACTGCAGTAGATGTGAGTATATCTGCCCACCTCAAAATGCTCAGTCTGCCATGCCACCCATCACAAAGGACCACATCTGCTTTGGGATACCCATTTGTAGTTTTTACCTCTATGCTGAAGGCATAGGTAAAACTAAACATAGGATTAAACTTGTATTtccacttaaagcggcactgccatTACCGcacctgtttttatttttttaaacccccctcccgactcctcTACATTGAATTGCCCTCCCAGTCCCCCTTCCCCCAAAATATTACccttttttattactttattttgtgCCCAGACCTAAGtcctgggtgccgccatctttgtgtggaccaatgaaggccctgtgggacagCTGCCCACACTAAATAGCGCTATGAAATTCCCACGCACGTCCAGTTAAACACTGGAAATCCTCACGCTCGCACGGCTTCAATGAAGAGCAACAGAGggaatttattttaaccccttaacgacgagtgatggacctcgtccggcacgcggtaaaattaaccccagatcgacgcaatcgcggggttaatggtgctccggtctgcctctgtattagaggcagaccgggagcaccggatcgggctgttccagcacatgtgcccgctctgtgctgtgtatactcaccttccgcctccctgcacttccgggttcactgtgaagtgcagggagacggatcagtgctgatctgcgtcctgtgtaaaaaaaaacaaaaaaacaaaaaaaaaaaaaaaaaaaaactttatttaaaatcccaccccttttaccattttaataaaaaattaacccctcccctgccaattgatcacttggCTGGGTGATCAATTGTCtgggattgcattttactatgatctgatttttttttaacccctgagggttaattctttttttttttaaccctcaggggttaaatttattttattaattaatttaagtattttaaaattatatatctagctagctggggagggtggaagttagtggggaattgggtgtTAGGCTAaataggggttaacgttaaaaaaagttttaaaataagctttaaaagttaaaaattaagttaaaaaagtattatactgtgatccaatttttttttaacccctgacgattaacttttattttttaatcctcaggggttcaatttattaaataaaaaaaaagttttaagaaagtttaaaaaattaataagcaaaacaaaagtttaaaaaaatagttttaaaaaagtaaaaaaaaatacatttaaaaacgctcattaccactacacctagaacaaactagagaaaaaatgatcccacgccaaggttcaaaatatgccttttgaattaccccagggtgtattctttaataaatagttgtgtttgtggggaagtttcaataaccaaccatctaaactactccaaattggaacatgacacagcgtaaaacttcaaagttagaaaaaaactgaatggctgcgtctcaaatgtgccccttcaacatccacatatatctggcaaaaggtacatacgggggtatttttgtactcagctgacatagctgagcagcatatgaagtattatacagatataatatacaaaatatactgtgcaaactcactttgtgtgtcaaaaaggcagaaaaaacgcttattaccactacacctggtacaagctagcggaaaaattaacccacgctaaggttcaaaatatgccttttgaaataccctgaggtgtcttctttaagaaatggtaggcctttgtggggtagtttgactttaaaacctgcgaagatgcttggaaattgcacataggcccagcgtcaaaattcaaagttctgtaaaaactgataaggcttggtctcctatatggcactgtagcttcacaaaatagtgccaaaaacatacaatgggggtgtccttttactcaaaagacttagctgagcataatttggggggtttgaacttagtggcgcatatgaaatatacaaaacacccagcaaaaatgcaatccgtatgtaaaaaaatgcacaaagttattttttaccacatactttggcatatattggtaaacaaatgggggcatgttaaggcacaatatgcaccttatgagataccctggggtgtctacttttacaaatggtatgcctttgtggtttttttttttgaacagtcaaactactataataccccaaatggaagcataggctcattaaatccgtttctcaaaattcgactgtgaatactgaaaaggacaggtctcctatatggcactgtagcttcacaaaatagtgccaaagacatacaatgggggagtcattttactcagcagatgtaactgaacacaacgttacaaaatacacatgagaagttctttgtcataagtttgtgtgccaaaaccccccataAAAactcaattttactccaatatttagcagaggttggcggtaaaatggctacgtagaaagtgtcaaaacaaccttagccaaatagcctgtggtgtctactttatataaatatatacttttgtgtggcaattttgttttcttttatggctattaagcttacaagacaaacataccaaattctaaaatcgctccacattaaaggaccactctaggcacccagaccact belongs to Pelobates fuscus isolate aPelFus1 chromosome 7, aPelFus1.pri, whole genome shotgun sequence and includes:
- the DEPDC1 gene encoding DEP domain-containing protein 1A isoform X1, whose amino-acid sequence is MESRIITPGPYRATKLWNEVTKFFRAGMPLKKHRVHFKLYANCFTASEAIDWLHHLLKSNSNFGAEVTRQQTIQLLRKFLKNHVIEDLKGRWGSEDLDDNNALYRFPSTSPVKPVPNRHPLWKRSSLENVFKERENLFKLPHFSRRTPKKPDFKVEQENDVCETEEDFVNDGPKELSKKDIEEIWGNITLIHLQKILALPSLEEVLNPAQINPNHIMYNMTHTSKHGVVVLEEKTDDLPHWVLSAMKCLANWPRNNDMSQATYVGFERDVFRTVADYFLGLPEPLLTFEYYELFVNILVVCGYITVPNRLNEKHTLQKNRSSQQHSKMLHSNHANFKSTECLLLSLLRKVPNEEEEEEDDQSFGEIAREQKIGAHTHLSNSICRNQKDGKLVGGSCQNLSFPQNGMDAPSKMKARSCSMEPILDLDSEISGQHSPDSTAVPSKNKSESINFLPSNYNKQRPSDCRTSFDDSHNRLRSRRLSRSHSMGDDLESCSSINTPVAEITVRPGQYRTQKRLPSLTESESMDLGITVTKRLCQSSMELSNSTVPTNSSQNCPSTQRLLQPHLERVAIEALQLCCLLLPPANRRKLQLLMRMISRMSQNVDMPRLHDAMGTRSLMIQTFSRCVLCCAEEVDLDELLATRLVSFLLDHHQDVLQVPCYLQTAVLDHMQYLRRAHVKVADGVPAYYFCKQISKQEFEAQRLTTSQAAIEELLENIIKDRNLSVKDKKKKLRQFQKEYPEIYRSRFPTTESEAKLFEHKPTIKQPMLVLKKPKFHSIRY
- the DEPDC1 gene encoding DEP domain-containing protein 1A isoform X2 codes for the protein MESRIITPGPYRATKLWNEVTKFFRAGMPLKKHRVHFKLYANCFTASEAIDWLHHLLKSNSNFGAEVTRQQTIQLLRKFLKNHVIEDLKGRWGSEDLDDNNALYRFPSTSPVKPVPNRHPLWKRSSLENVFKERENLFKLPHFSRRTPKKPDFKVEQENDVCETEEDFVNDGPKELSKKDIEEIWGNITLIHLQKILALPSLEEVLNPAQINPNHIMYNMTHTSKHGVVVLEEKTDDLPHWVLSAMKCLANWPRNNDMSQATYVGFERDVFRTVADYFLGLPEPLLTFEYYELFVNILGLLQPHLERVAIEALQLCCLLLPPANRRKLQLLMRMISRMSQNVDMPRLHDAMGTRSLMIQTFSRCVLCCAEEVDLDELLATRLVSFLLDHHQDVLQVPCYLQTAVLDHMQYLRRAHVKVADGVPAYYFCKQISKQEFEAQRLTTSQAAIEELLENIIKDRNLSVKDKKKKLRQFQKEYPEIYRSRFPTTESEAKLFEHKPTIKQPMLVLKKPKFHSIRY